In a genomic window of Flavobacterium lipolyticum:
- the ruvX gene encoding Holliday junction resolvase RuvX: protein MPRILSIDYGQKRTGIAVTDEMQIIASGLTTIPTNTLIDFLKDYFAKEKVEAVLIGEPKQMNGQPSESASVIKGFVTHFTNIFPDMKVVRVDERFTSKMAFQTMIDSGLSKKQRQNKGLIDEISATIMLQDYLSSKRF, encoded by the coding sequence ATGCCAAGAATTCTTTCTATAGACTACGGACAAAAACGTACCGGAATTGCGGTTACCGATGAAATGCAGATCATTGCTTCGGGTTTAACAACAATACCAACCAATACCCTTATTGATTTTCTGAAAGATTATTTTGCAAAAGAAAAGGTCGAAGCCGTTTTAATTGGCGAGCCCAAACAAATGAATGGTCAGCCATCAGAGAGTGCTTCAGTTATTAAAGGATTTGTAACTCATTTTACCAATATTTTTCCTGATATGAAAGTAGTTCGTGTCGACGAACGTTTTACTTCGAAAATGGCCTTTCAAACGATGATCGATAGCGGACTCAGCAAGAAACAGCGCCAGAACAAAGGTTTGATCGATGAAATTTCGGCTACAATTATGCTTCAGGACTATCTTTCGTCAAAACGTTTTTAG